A single genomic interval of Glycine max cultivar Williams 82 chromosome 3 unlocalized genomic scaffold, Glycine_max_v4.0 Gm03_scaffold_27, whole genome shotgun sequence harbors:
- the LOC100818566 gene encoding putative disease resistance RPP13-like protein 1, producing the protein MAELVGGAFLSAFLNVVFDKLATDEVVDFFRGKKVDLNLLENLKSTLRVVGGVLDDAEKKQTKLSSVNQWLIELKDVLYDADDMLDEISTKAATQKKVRKVFSRFTNRKMASKLEKVVGKLDKVLEGMKGLPLQVMAGESNEPWNALPTTSLEDGYGMYGRDTDKEAIMELVKDSSDGVPVSVIAIVGMGGVGKTTLARSVFNDGNLKEMLFDLNAWVCVSDQFDIVKVTKTMIEQITQKSCKLNDLNLLQHELMDKLKDKKFLIVLDDVWIEDYDNWSNLTKPFLHGTRGSKILLTTRNENVANVVPYRIVQVYPLSKLSNEDCWLVFANHAFPLSESSGEDRRALEKIGREIVKKCNGLPLAAQSLGGMLRRKHAIRDWDIILKSDIWDLPESQCKIIPALRISYHYLPPHLKRCFVYCSLYPKDYEFQKNDLILLWMAEDLLKLPNNGNALEIGYKYFDDLVSRSFFQRSKSNRTWGNCFVMHDLVHDLALYLGGEFYFRSEELGKETKIGMKTRHLSVTKFSDPISDIDVFNKLQSLRTFLAIDFKDSRFNNEKAPGIVMSKLKCLRVLSFCNFKTLDVLPDSIGKLIHLRYLNLCFTSIKTLPESLCNLYNLQTLVLSHCDKLTRLPTDMQNLVNLCHLHIYRTRIEEMPRGMGMLSHLQHLDFFIVGKHKENGIKELGTLSNLHGSLSIRNLENVTRSNEALEARMLDKKHINDLSLEWSNGTDFQTELDVLCKLKPHQGLESLIIGGYNGTIFPDWVGNFSYHNMTSLSLNDCNNCCVLPSLGQLPSLKQLYISRLKSVKTVDAGFYKNEDCPSSVSPFSSLETLEIKHMCCWELWSIPESDAFPLLKSLTIEDCPKLRGDLPNQLPALETLRIRNCELLVSSLPRAPILKVLEICKSNNVSLHVFPLLLESIEVEGSPMVESMIEAISSIEPTCLQDLTLRDCSSAISFPGGRLPASLNISNLNFLEFPTHHNNSCDSVTSLPLVTFPNLKTLQIENCEHMESLLVSGAESFKSLRSLSISQCPNFVSFFSEGLPAPNLTQIDVGHCDKLKSLPDKMSTLLPEIESFPEGGMLPNLTTVWIINCEKLLSGLAWPSMGMLTHLYVWGPCDGIKSFPKEGLLPPSLTSLKLYKLSNLEMLDCTGLLHLTSLQQLFISGCPLLESMAGERLPVSLIKLTIESCPLLEKQCRRKHPQIWPKISHIRHINVDNRWI; encoded by the coding sequence TGCTACCGATGAGGTTGTTGACTTCTTCCGTGGAAAGAAGGTTGACCTCAATTTGCTGGAGAACTTGAAGAGCACTCTGAGAGTGGTTGGAGGTGTGCTTGATGATGCTGAGAAGAAACAAACCAAACTCTCCAGTGTCAACCAGTGGCTCATTGAGCTCAAGGATGTTCTTTATGATGCCGATGACATGCTGGATGAAATTTCGACCAAAGCTGCAACTCAAAAGAAGGTACGTAAAGTGTTTTCTCGCTTTACCAATAGGAAAATGGCCAGTAAGTTGGAAAAAGTAGTTGGGAAATTAGATAAAGTTCTAGAAGGCATGAAGGGTCTTCCTTTGCAAGTGATGGCAGGGGAGAGCAACGAGCCATGGAATGCTCTGCCAACAACATCTCTGGAAGATGGATATGGTATGTATGGTAGGGATACAGACAAGGAGGCCATAATGGAGTTGGTAAAGGATAGCAGTGATGGTGTACCAGTGTCTGTTATCGCTATTGTAGGCATGGGTGGGGTTGGAAAAACCACTCTGGCCCGATCTGTGTTCAACGATGGCAATTTGAAGGAAATGTTGTTTGATTTAAATGCATGGGTTTGTGTTTCTGACCAATTTGATATTGTGAAGGTCACAAAAACTATGATAGAGCAAATTACTCAAAAGTCTTGTAAATTGAATGATCTAAACTTActtcaacatgaattgatggacaagctgaaagataaaaaattcttaattgtCTTGGATGATGTATGGATCGAGGATTATGATAATTGGAGTAATCTTACAAAACCATTTCTGCATGGAACCAGGGGAAGTAAAATTCTCTTGACAACCCGCAATGAAAATGTAGCGAATGTAGTCCCTTACCGTATTGTTCAAGTTTATCCTCTAAGTAAATTGTCAAATGAAGATTGTTGGCTAGTGTTTGCAAACCACGCATTTCCTCTCTCAGAATCAAGTGGGGAGGATAGAAGAGCTTTAGAAAAAATTGGAAGGGAGATTGTCAAAAAGTGTAATGGACTGCCTTTAGCAGCACAGTCACTCGGAGGTATGTTGAGGAGAAAGCATGCTATTAGGGATTGGGATATTATACTTAAAAGTGACATTTGGGATCTGCCTGAAAGTCAGTGTAAAATTATTCCAGCCTTGAGAATTAGTTATCATTATCTCCCTCCACATCTGAAAAGGTGCTTTGTTTATTGTTCATTATACCCCAAAGATtatgaatttcaaaaaaatgacTTGATCTTGTTGTGGATGGCTGAAGATCTTTTGAAGCTTCCAAACAATGGGAATGCCTTGGAAATTGGTTACAAGTATTTTGATGATTTAGTTTCAAGATCATTTTTTCAACGTTCAAAAAGTAATCGAACTTGGGGCAATTGTTTTGTAATGCATGACCTCGTGCATGATCTAGCATTATACCTTGGTGGAGAATTCTATTTCAGATCGGAAGAACTTGGAAAAGAAACCAAGATTGGTATGAAGACTCGTCATTTGTCAGTTACAAAGTTCAGTGATCCAATCTCAGATattgatgtttttaacaaactaCAATCTTTGAGAACTTTCCTGGCAATTGATTTTAAAGATTCCCGGTTCAACAATGAAAAAGCACCAGGTATTGTAATGTCGAAGCTTAAGTGTTTGAGAGTTTTATCATTTTGTAACTTTAAAACGCTGGATGTTTTGCCTGATTCAATAGGTAAATTGATCCACTTGCGTTATTTAAATCTCTGTTTTACAAGTATAAAAACACTGCCGGAGTCATTGTGTAATTTGTACAATCTACAAACTCTGGTGTTGTCTCATTGCGACAAGTTGACCAGGTTGCCTACTGACATGCAAAATCTTGTAAACTTGTGTCATCTTCATATTTATCGTACTCGTATAGAAGAGATGCCTAGAGGAATGGGAATGTTAAGTCATTTGCAGCATTTGGATTTCTTTATTGTGGGCAAGCATAAAGAGAACGGAATCAAAGAACTGGGGACACTTTCAAATCTTCATGGTTCGCTTTCTATTAGGAATTTGGAGAATGTAACCAGAAGCAATGAAGCATTGGAGGCTAGGATGCTGGATAAGAAGCACATTAATGATTTATCCTTGGAATGGTCTAATGGCACCGACTTCCAAACTGAATTAGATGTACTGTGCAAATTAAAACCTCACCAAGGCCTGGAATCTCTAATAATAGGGGGTTATAATGGAACCATATTTCCAGATTGGGTGGGAAATTTTTCCTACCACAACATGACAAGTCTAAGTTTAAATGATTGTAATAACTGTTGTGTGCTTCCTTCGCTTGGGCAACTACCATCTCTTAAGCAGCTCTATATTTCAAGATTGAAGTCAGTGAAGACTGTTGATGCAGGGTTTTACAAAAATGAAGATTGTCCTTCTTCTGTGTCTCCCTTTTCTTCCCTTGAAACTCTAGAAATTAAACACATGTGTTGCTGGGAGTTGTGGAGTATCCCTGAGTCAGACGCCTTTCCTCTACTCAAGTCTCTTACAATAGAGGATTGCCCCAAACTAAGGGGAGATTTGCCAAATCAACTTCCTGCTCTGGAAACACTTAGGATTAGAAATTGTGAGCTTCTTGTCTCTTCTCTCCCAAGGGCTCCCATCCTTAAGGTCTTAGAGATATGTAAAAGCAATAATGTATCGTTGCATGTGTTTCCTCTTTTGTTGGAATCGATAGAAGTAGAAGGAAGCCCAATGGTGGAGTCCATGATCGAGGCCATCTCCAGCATCGAGCCAACTTGCCTCCAAGATTTAACATTGAGGGATTGTTCGTCAGCCATATCTTTTCCGGGTGGTCGTCTACCTGCATCTCTGAATATCAGCAATCTTAATTTTCTGGAATTCCCGACCCACCACAATAATAGTTGTGATTCTGTCACGTCTCTTCCATTGGTTACCTTTCCAAATCTCAAAACTCTCCAAATCGAAAACTGTGAACATATGGAATCTCTTTTGGTTTCAGGAGCAGAGTCATTTAAGAGTCTGAGGTCTTTGAGCATTTCCCAATGCCCCAACTTTGTATCATTCTTTAGTGAAGGATTGCCTGCGCCCAATTTGACTCAAATTGATGTTGGGCATTGCGACAAGTTGAAGTCATTACCTGACAAAATGAGTACTCTTCTCCCAGAAATTGAGTCGTTTCCAGAAGGGGGTATGCTACCTAACCTGACAACAGTTTGGATTATCAATTGTGAGAAACTACTGAGCGGCCTAGCATGGCCATCCATGGGCATGCTTACCCATCTCTATGTTTGGGGTCCATGTGATGGCATCAAGTCCTTCCCTAAGGAGGGTTTGCTGCCTCCCTCCCTTACATCTTTGAAGCTATATAAGTTGTCAAATCTGGAGATGTTGGACTGCACGGGGCTTCTCCATCTCACATCCCtccaacaattattcatcagcGGATGTCCTTTGCTGGAGAGTATGGCTGGAGAAAGGCTTCCTGTCTCTCTAATAAAATTAACCATAGAGAGTTGTCCTTTGCTGGAAAAACAATGCCGCAGGAAGCACCCTCAAATTTGGCCTAAAATATCCCACATCCGTCACATCAATGTTGACAATAGATGGATTTAG